In the Leucoraja erinacea ecotype New England unplaced genomic scaffold, Leri_hhj_1 Leri_1427S, whole genome shotgun sequence genome, one interval contains:
- the LOC129715816 gene encoding zinc finger protein 239-like: MTEHNNEKRYECDVCGKAWQYASHLEIHRRVHTGERPFDCFHCGNKFKRAQDLKNHRRVHTGEKPYGCSTCGKSFARLSGLRVHWRVHTSERPFTSEQPFTSERPFNCSHCGKYFQSSQDLKVHGCLYNGKRPYTCSDCGKGFTRTDRLLEHQHTHTGERPFTCAQCGKGYTRSDSLLEHQRTHTGEHPYTCAQCGKGYHRLHRLLSHLRVHAGDCALPSPVCRARIAIASHALSHQHVHTSGQPDDSLR; the protein is encoded by the coding sequence atgacggagCACAACAatgagaagcgttatgagtgtgacgtgtgtggcaaggcctggcagtacGCGAGTCACCTGGAGATCCACCgtcgggtgcacacgggagaacgccccttcgactgcttCCACTGCGGCAACAAGTTCAAGAGGGCGCAAGATCTGAAGAACCACCGGCGGGTGCatacgggcgagaagccctatggctgctccacctgcggcaagagctttgcccggttGTCGGGGCTGCGGGTGCACTGGCGGGTGCACaccagtgagcggcccttcaccagTGAGCAGCCCTTCaccagtgagcggcccttcaacTGCTCCCACTGCGGCAAATACTTCCAGTCGTCGCAGGACCTGAAAGTGCACGGGTGCCTGTACAACGGaaagcggccctacacctgcagcgactgcggcaagggcttcacccgcacCGACaggctgctggagcaccagcacacccacaccggtgagcgccccttcacctgcgcccagtgcggcaagggctacaCCCGCTCCgacagcctgctggagcaccagcgcacccacaccggtgagcacccctacacctgcgcccagtgcggcaagggctaccACCGCTTACACAGGCTGCTGTCCCACCTGCGGGTGCACGCCGGCGACTGTGCCTTACCCAGCCCGGTGTGTCGAGCGCGCATTGCCATTGCCTCCcatgccctgtctcaccagcacgtgcacaccagtggccagcccgaCGACAGCCTGCGGTGa